One region of Gottschalkia purinilytica genomic DNA includes:
- a CDS encoding polysaccharide deacetylase family protein — translation MKKVIIIFMFIFLIFTIGCSSIKSYGDQSDLKEQDKREVSSKVNKLQSYNDAADKIPILMYHHIMEPEHIKKMNQEQNESVISTLQFQEQMKFLHDNGFYVATLDELKGFIEEKIELPKKTVVITFDDGCLSNAVYAYPVLKQYNFNATIFMIGRALFDDIAEYNFETLQFMNLKILDKYKDVFNYESHTYDLHQLDNDRGLLITSPEEVILDDITKIKELIKVKYFAYPYGHRNSDVIETLKETSHEMAFTIQSGYVTKGYKEIYELPRFGISPNTSIEEFKKIVLIEK, via the coding sequence ATGAAAAAAGTAATTATTATTTTTATGTTTATATTTTTAATTTTCACTATAGGTTGCTCTAGTATTAAAAGTTATGGAGATCAATCCGATTTAAAAGAACAAGATAAAAGAGAAGTAAGTAGTAAAGTAAATAAACTACAAAGTTACAATGATGCTGCGGATAAAATACCGATTTTAATGTATCATCACATAATGGAACCTGAACACATAAAAAAGATGAATCAAGAACAAAACGAATCAGTTATTTCTACTCTTCAGTTTCAAGAACAAATGAAATTCCTTCATGATAATGGATTTTATGTAGCAACCTTAGATGAACTAAAGGGATTTATAGAAGAGAAAATAGAACTTCCTAAAAAAACAGTCGTTATAACTTTTGATGATGGTTGCTTGAGTAATGCAGTTTATGCTTATCCTGTTCTCAAACAATATAATTTCAATGCTACAATTTTCATGATAGGGAGAGCATTATTTGATGATATAGCTGAATATAATTTTGAAACATTACAGTTTATGAATTTGAAAATATTGGACAAGTATAAAGATGTATTTAATTATGAAAGTCATACTTATGATCTTCACCAGTTAGATAATGATAGAGGATTACTAATTACTTCTCCTGAAGAAGTAATATTAGACGATATTACTAAGATCAAAGAACTAATTAAAGTAAAGTATTTTGCGTATCCATATGGACATCGTAATTCTGATGTTATAGAAACTTTAAAAGAGACTTCTCATGAAATGGCATTTACTATTCAAAGTGGATATGTAACAAAAGGATATAAAGAAATATATGAATTACCTAGATTTGGAATATCTCCAAATACTTCTATTGAGGAATTCAAGAAGATTGTTTTAATTGAAAAATAA
- a CDS encoding DUF1653 domain-containing protein produces MNILKEIKRGKYRHFKGNEYELIDIAIHSETEEKYAVYRPLYGDKQLYIRPLDMFLSKVDKNKYPEVKQEYRFEYIKD; encoded by the coding sequence TTGAATATATTAAAAGAAATTAAAAGAGGAAAGTATAGACATTTTAAAGGTAACGAATATGAGCTAATTGATATAGCAATACATTCAGAAACAGAAGAAAAATATGCAGTCTATAGACCATTATATGGAGATAAACAACTATATATAAGACCTCTAGATATGTTCTTAAGCAAAGTAGACAAAAATAAATATCCCGAAGTAAAGCAAGAATATAGATTTGAGTATATAAAAGACTAG
- a CDS encoding alpha/beta-type small acid-soluble spore protein: MSKNPLNPNARKALDEMKLEIANELGLANKLSNTNSIENIFTAGPVGGMMTKKLVEIGQKQLIDKG; encoded by the coding sequence ATGAGTAAAAACCCGCTAAATCCCAATGCTAGAAAAGCATTAGATGAAATGAAATTGGAAATTGCAAATGAGTTAGGTTTAGCAAATAAACTTTCTAATACTAATTCAATAGAAAATATATTTACTGCTGGTCCAGTAGGTGGAATGATGACTAAAAAACTAGTCGAAATAGGACAAAAGCAATTAATAGATAAGGGATAG
- a CDS encoding GNAT family N-acetyltransferase, with product MSIRPGKKEDNIYVPKLILNAIGDIAKVFTGYEKEDDIIDTIGKFYQIDECRFSYKNTIVYEKDKKVVGVILGYYSKDVDNLDIPIINHLRKKGIKRDTFDEEFFENEYYIDTVSVNPNYQGRGIAKKLIRAMEDKAKKLEHHTISLIVDINKENAYRLYEKLGYKEDRKIEVYGHPYRHMLKKV from the coding sequence ATGAGTATAAGACCAGGGAAAAAAGAGGATAACATCTATGTACCAAAACTTATTCTAAATGCTATAGGAGATATAGCTAAAGTTTTTACTGGATATGAAAAAGAGGATGACATTATAGATACTATTGGAAAATTTTATCAGATAGATGAATGTAGATTTAGTTATAAAAATACTATAGTCTACGAAAAAGATAAAAAAGTAGTAGGGGTAATTCTTGGATACTATTCAAAAGATGTAGATAATTTAGATATTCCTATTATAAATCACTTAAGGAAAAAAGGTATTAAAAGAGACACTTTTGATGAAGAATTCTTCGAAAATGAGTACTATATAGATACAGTATCAGTAAATCCTAATTATCAAGGAAGAGGAATTGCTAAAAAACTGATTAGAGCTATGGAAGATAAGGCTAAGAAATTAGAACATCATACAATAAGTCTAATAGTTGATATTAATAAAGAAAATGCGTATAGATTATATGAAAAGCTTGGATATAAAGAAGATAGAAAAATAGAGGTTTATGGACATCCATATAGACATATGTTAAAAAAAGTATAG
- a CDS encoding polysaccharide deacetylase family protein, translated as MKKSLKLTFVLFIILFIASFMAWKIMNSRTFQFFGGIIQKANTQEKVVALTFDDGPSEKVDVILPILKDLDVKATFFLIGSEIERYPEEAKKLVLDGHQLGNHTYSHNRMVFKSPSYIKQEIEKTNSLIKEAGYEGVIQFRPPNGKKLIFLPYYLKQHNQKTILWDLEPNSYPDINSSSDKIAKYVIDNVKPGSIILLHPMYDEKGNTINSIKNIVEGLRSKGYTFKTVNELLTME; from the coding sequence ATGAAAAAATCTCTAAAATTAACGTTTGTTTTATTTATAATATTATTCATAGCATCTTTTATGGCTTGGAAAATTATGAACTCAAGAACATTTCAGTTTTTTGGAGGTATTATTCAAAAAGCTAATACTCAAGAAAAAGTAGTAGCATTAACATTTGATGATGGACCATCAGAAAAAGTTGACGTTATTTTGCCTATACTAAAAGATTTAGATGTAAAGGCTACATTCTTTCTTATAGGAAGTGAAATTGAACGATATCCAGAAGAAGCTAAAAAACTTGTTTTAGATGGACATCAACTAGGAAACCATACTTATTCTCATAATCGTATGGTATTTAAATCACCATCTTATATTAAACAAGAAATTGAAAAGACTAATAGTCTAATAAAAGAAGCTGGATATGAAGGTGTAATTCAGTTTAGACCTCCTAATGGTAAAAAGCTTATTTTCTTGCCATATTATCTTAAACAACATAATCAAAAAACTATCCTTTGGGATTTAGAGCCTAACTCATATCCAGATATTAATTCAAGTTCTGATAAGATTGCTAAATACGTAATTGATAACGTTAAACCTGGCTCGATAATTCTTCTTCATCCAATGTATGATGAAAAAGGTAATACAATAAATTCTATCAAGAATATTGTTGAGGGTCTTAGAAGCAAAGGTTATACTTTTAAAACTGTAAACGAACTTTTAACAATGGAATAA
- a CDS encoding YmaF family protein → MYRNGHIHKYRGKTTVDKKHRHTYSGYTSEPIPTRHGHIHYYEGYTSVDDKHRHKYRGYTSVPIPVEGGHIHYMMGVTSYVDKHDHRYRNKTSKQIYERY, encoded by the coding sequence ATGTATAGAAATGGTCATATTCATAAATACAGAGGTAAAACAACGGTCGACAAAAAACACAGACACACATATAGTGGATATACAAGTGAACCTATTCCAACTCGTCACGGTCACATTCACTATTATGAAGGATATACTTCAGTTGATGACAAACATCGTCATAAATATAGAGGTTATACAAGTGTACCCATACCTGTAGAAGGAGGACATATACATTATATGATGGGTGTAACAAGTTATGTTGATAAACATGATCATAGATATAGAAATAAAACATCTAAACAAATATATGAAAGATATTAA